One genomic region from Fictibacillus marinisediminis encodes:
- a CDS encoding YjbA family protein gives MLYLRDVWVNWFEGEENGYNVCEFHEWRKDDFIELLDQVPIVKMDSSLFHYIENELSDLPDSLLEEVHQKAYVRKNNQRVQLDHCFIITDEKKTMVIDTMGYRIPIRKSRLIPRQEQLVYEMAEQMETATYTFKPEIKEKEHHILSPEPIIMRGLTRKERQLKQLLFMVLDQLHTTKNVAEVRYWYTEWMPENYMAIQRMEFEEAWAALYSEIKDGWSDQHYAICERLVKGQPYFEKIWELENGTHVN, from the coding sequence ATGTTATATTTACGAGATGTTTGGGTGAATTGGTTCGAAGGTGAAGAAAATGGCTATAACGTTTGTGAGTTCCATGAGTGGAGAAAGGATGACTTTATTGAATTGCTCGATCAAGTTCCAATCGTGAAAATGGATTCTTCACTCTTTCATTATATTGAAAATGAACTTAGCGATCTTCCAGATTCCCTTTTAGAGGAAGTACACCAAAAAGCATACGTAAGAAAAAATAACCAGAGAGTGCAGCTTGATCATTGTTTTATCATAACGGATGAGAAGAAAACGATGGTGATTGACACGATGGGCTATCGTATCCCGATACGGAAGAGCAGACTGATTCCGAGACAGGAACAGCTCGTCTATGAAATGGCGGAACAAATGGAGACCGCAACTTACACGTTCAAACCAGAAATCAAAGAAAAAGAGCATCATATCCTATCACCGGAACCGATTATCATGAGAGGGCTCACACGAAAGGAAAGACAGTTAAAGCAGCTCTTGTTCATGGTGCTGGATCAGCTTCATACAACTAAAAATGTGGCGGAAGTGCGTTATTGGTATACGGAGTGGATGCCTGAGAATTACATGGCCATTCAGCGAATGGAATTTGAAGAAGCATGGGCAGCTCTTTATTCTGAAATTAAAGACGGCTGGAGCGACCAGCATTATGCAATCTGTGAACGATTAGTAAAAGGGCAGCCTTACTTTGAGAAGATATGGGAACTTGAGAATGGGACACACGTAAACTGA
- a CDS encoding DUF3899 domain-containing protein produces MYKTNLDFSDRRNLMSRLTSSLLLTAGSIILSLIIELVSEKKIHLIHLVNSLFMVSLALLLIGLTLFVIRGGLFDLFSRTLKKVMKSFSKSAEYASSHETESNFYLSERVSGEFVFPLLSSGLFLFVVSSLVAILS; encoded by the coding sequence ATGTATAAAACAAACTTGGATTTTTCAGATAGGAGAAATTTGATGTCACGCTTGACTTCCTCATTGTTATTAACCGCGGGATCCATAATACTTTCGCTCATTATAGAGCTTGTCTCTGAAAAAAAGATCCACCTCATTCATTTAGTGAACAGCCTTTTCATGGTTTCCCTCGCCCTCCTCTTAATTGGCTTAACCCTTTTTGTCATCAGGGGAGGATTATTCGATCTGTTTTCCAGGACACTGAAAAAAGTTATGAAGAGTTTCTCTAAGTCTGCAGAGTATGCAAGCAGCCATGAAACCGAATCGAACTTCTATCTTTCAGAAAGAGTATCAGGAGAATTTGTTTTTCCTCTCCTCTCTTCGGGTCTTTTTCTGTTCGTGGTCTCTAGCTTGGTTGCAATTCTGTCTTAA
- the opp3C gene encoding oligopeptide ABC transporter permease — translation MREKQLNNDLFQPAVISAEASEKITKESTSFWQDARRRLFENKGAVAGIIIIVAILLFAFIGPIMSHNGFDDQDTSRTNLPPRIPLLEKVSFLGVDGVDIRGVDQYKMKNQTKNYYWFGTDSLGRDQFVRIWKGTQISLYIAFLAAAIDMIIGVAYGAISGFFGGRTDNIMQRIIEIVVGIPNLIVIILFILILDPGILSITVALVITGWTTMARIVRGQILKLKNQEFVMASQSLGATSSRILTKHMFPNILGAIIITSMFTIPSAIFFEAFLSFIGLGIAPPTASLGSLVNEGFKSLQIYPHLVMYPAVIISLIMISFNLLGDGLRDALDPKMRK, via the coding sequence ATGCGTGAAAAACAACTTAACAATGATTTGTTCCAGCCTGCGGTGATCTCTGCGGAAGCTTCTGAAAAAATAACGAAAGAGAGCACTTCCTTTTGGCAGGATGCCAGAAGGCGTTTGTTTGAAAACAAGGGAGCTGTTGCTGGGATTATCATCATCGTAGCTATTCTCCTTTTTGCCTTTATAGGTCCAATAATGAGTCATAATGGTTTTGATGATCAAGACACAAGCAGAACCAATTTGCCGCCGCGTATTCCTTTACTTGAAAAGGTAAGCTTCCTGGGTGTTGATGGCGTGGACATCCGAGGCGTCGATCAATATAAAATGAAAAACCAGACAAAAAATTACTATTGGTTTGGAACGGACTCACTTGGCCGGGATCAGTTCGTAAGAATATGGAAAGGGACGCAGATTTCTCTTTACATCGCATTCTTAGCTGCAGCCATTGATATGATAATTGGAGTCGCTTATGGAGCCATTTCAGGTTTCTTTGGCGGACGAACGGATAATATTATGCAAAGGATTATTGAAATCGTAGTAGGTATTCCTAACTTAATCGTCATTATCCTGTTCATTCTTATTCTTGATCCAGGGATTTTATCCATCACAGTGGCATTGGTTATTACAGGCTGGACTACAATGGCCCGTATCGTGCGCGGACAGATCTTAAAGTTGAAAAACCAGGAATTTGTAATGGCATCACAATCATTGGGGGCAACAAGTTCCCGTATTTTGACAAAGCACATGTTCCCGAATATTTTGGGTGCCATCATCATTACATCCATGTTTACCATTCCTAGCGCTATTTTCTTTGAAGCATTCCTAAGCTTTATCGGGCTTGGAATTGCACCTCCAACAGCTTCTCTAGGATCACTAGTAAACGAAGGATTTAAATCATTACAGATCTATCCTCACCTTGTAATGTACCCGGCTGTCATCATCTCGTTGATCATGATCAGCTTTAACCTATTAGGTGACGGGTTACGTGATGCTCTGGATCCTAAGATGCGTAAATAG
- a CDS encoding beta-ketoacyl-ACP synthase III yields MNAGILGLGAYVPEKVLTNFDLEKMVDTSDEWIRTRTGIEERRIASDDINTSHMSENAAREALKNADMNAEDIDLIVVATVTPDRPFPSVACMIQDRLGAVNAVAMDISAACSGFMYGMVIAKQFIESGTYKNVLVVGAEKLSRITDWNDRNTAVLFGDGAGAAVMSTVSEGRGILSFELGSDGRGAKHLYQDKYLYMNGREVFKFAVRQMGESSMNVVEKAGLTKDDVDYLIPHQANIRIMEAARQRLDLPKEKMAVTVNKYGNTSSASIPMAISDALKNGKIKDDDLLVLVGFGGGLTWGAVALRWGR; encoded by the coding sequence ATGAATGCTGGAATACTGGGTTTAGGTGCTTATGTCCCTGAGAAAGTGTTAACAAATTTCGATTTGGAAAAAATGGTTGATACAAGTGATGAATGGATTCGTACTCGAACAGGAATTGAAGAACGCAGAATAGCATCTGACGATATCAATACATCACACATGTCTGAAAATGCTGCACGAGAGGCGCTTAAAAACGCTGATATGAATGCAGAGGACATTGATCTGATTGTTGTGGCTACCGTCACTCCTGACAGGCCTTTTCCTTCCGTTGCTTGTATGATCCAGGATCGGCTGGGAGCGGTTAATGCTGTTGCTATGGATATAAGTGCAGCCTGCTCTGGGTTCATGTATGGAATGGTGATCGCTAAACAATTCATTGAATCGGGAACCTACAAAAATGTCTTGGTAGTCGGAGCTGAAAAATTGTCCAGAATTACAGATTGGAATGACAGAAATACAGCAGTGCTGTTTGGTGACGGAGCAGGTGCTGCTGTAATGTCGACAGTTTCTGAGGGCAGAGGAATCCTTTCCTTTGAACTGGGTTCAGACGGCAGAGGAGCGAAACACCTTTATCAGGACAAATATCTTTATATGAACGGCCGGGAAGTGTTTAAATTTGCTGTCCGCCAAATGGGTGAATCATCCATGAACGTTGTTGAAAAAGCTGGATTGACTAAGGATGATGTAGATTACCTTATTCCGCATCAAGCCAACATCCGGATCATGGAAGCAGCACGGCAGCGGCTTGATCTTCCGAAAGAAAAAATGGCAGTTACCGTAAATAAATATGGAAATACTTCATCAGCTTCTATTCCTATGGCTATTTCTGATGCTTTAAAAAATGGTAAAATAAAAGATGATGATCTGCTAGTACTCGTTGGATTTGGAGGCGGCCTTACATGGGGTGCAGTTGCACTTCGGTGGGGAAGATAA
- a CDS encoding YppG family protein — translation MNSPRYGPPSPRHLRPPMMHARSPFPPPRQTREQPPSEPPFIPMAYRQPFQRPNPLLSAFRTNDGAFDYNKLMAVIDQTVKVAQQVSPLFNAFRKK, via the coding sequence TTGAATTCGCCTCGCTATGGGCCTCCTTCACCAAGGCATCTAAGGCCGCCAATGATGCATGCAAGAAGCCCATTTCCTCCACCGCGGCAAACTAGAGAACAGCCTCCAAGTGAGCCGCCCTTTATACCTATGGCTTACCGCCAGCCCTTTCAGCGGCCCAATCCCTTATTAAGTGCATTCCGGACGAACGATGGGGCGTTTGATTATAACAAGCTGATGGCTGTTATTGATCAGACCGTTAAAGTAGCACAGCAGGTCTCACCGCTCTTTAATGCCTTTAGGAAAAAATAA
- the opp3b gene encoding oligopeptide ABC transporter permease has product MVRFVLKRMVYMLITLFIISSFTFFLMKLLPGSPFNNEEKLTAEQKVILNEKYGLNDPIPVQYFNYMSNLVKGDAGVSFQYDNRPVSTMITERIGPSAVLGVEATIFGTIIGLILGIAAALKQNSAIDYVSSLFAVLGISIPSFVFAGVLQYYVGVKLDWLPVALWDGPKYHVLPALSLSVFVIATVARFMRTEMLEVLGQDYITTAKSKGLKSIVVIWKHTIRNAMIPVVTILGPLAINLITGTLIIERIFAVPGLGYQFVGSITLNDYPVIMATTIFYSVCFIVVILIVDILYGIIDPRIRVAGGKE; this is encoded by the coding sequence GTGGTTCGTTTTGTACTCAAACGCATGGTTTACATGTTGATCACACTATTTATTATTTCTTCATTTACGTTTTTCTTAATGAAGCTGCTGCCAGGTTCTCCGTTTAACAACGAGGAAAAATTGACAGCAGAGCAAAAAGTTATCTTGAATGAAAAGTACGGGCTGAATGATCCGATTCCTGTACAGTACTTTAACTATATGAGCAATCTCGTAAAAGGGGACGCGGGTGTTTCCTTCCAGTATGACAACCGGCCTGTATCCACTATGATTACAGAGAGAATTGGGCCTTCTGCTGTTCTGGGTGTTGAAGCAACTATTTTTGGAACGATTATCGGATTGATCTTAGGAATTGCCGCTGCATTAAAGCAAAATTCGGCGATTGATTACGTTTCTTCATTATTTGCTGTATTAGGTATATCCATTCCTTCATTTGTATTTGCTGGTGTTCTTCAATATTACGTGGGAGTTAAGCTAGATTGGCTGCCTGTAGCCCTTTGGGATGGTCCGAAATATCATGTTCTGCCAGCACTTTCGTTATCGGTTTTTGTAATAGCAACAGTTGCGAGGTTCATGAGAACGGAAATGCTAGAAGTGTTGGGACAAGATTATATTACAACTGCTAAATCCAAAGGTTTAAAAAGTATTGTTGTCATTTGGAAACATACGATTAGAAATGCAATGATCCCGGTAGTAACGATTTTAGGGCCTCTTGCCATCAACCTGATCACTGGTACGCTGATCATCGAACGAATTTTTGCAGTGCCTGGCCTGGGATACCAATTCGTAGGCTCGATCACACTTAATGATTATCCAGTAATTATGGCAACTACCATTTTTTACAGTGTATGTTTTATTGTAGTCATTTTAATTGTTGACATTTTGTACGGAATTATTGACCCGAGAATCAGGGTTGCAGGAGGCAAGGAATAA
- the fabF gene encoding beta-ketoacyl-ACP synthase II, which translates to MKRRVVITGMGAVTPLGNSVEETWNRIVAGESGVGPLTRRDRDKFPVKVAAEATEFDPQEFMDRKEARKMDRFTQFAVAASKMAVEDAKLDITDEIAPRVGVWIGSGIGGMDTHEEQFRVFEKKGYRRVSPFFVPMMIPDMAAGQVSIILGAKGMNSCTVTACASGANSIGDAFKVIQRGDADAMICGGTEAPITDMALAGFCQAGALSYNEDPATASRPFDANRSGFVIGEGAGILVLEDLEFAKKRGAKIYAEIVGYAGTGDAHHITAPAPGGEGGVRAMTQAVEDSGLALEEIDYINAHGTSTDYNDKFETMAIKEVFGEHAYKVAVSSTKSMTGHLLGAAGGIEAIFSVKSIQNDIIPPTINYETADPECDLDYVPNEARKVEVNAVLSNSLGFGGHNATLIFKKYSE; encoded by the coding sequence ATGAAAAGACGTGTAGTAATTACAGGAATGGGAGCCGTTACTCCCCTTGGAAATAGTGTAGAAGAAACATGGAACCGAATTGTTGCAGGTGAATCTGGTGTTGGCCCGCTAACTCGCAGGGACCGAGATAAATTCCCGGTAAAAGTAGCTGCAGAAGCTACAGAATTCGATCCCCAGGAATTCATGGACCGCAAAGAAGCAAGAAAAATGGACCGCTTTACTCAATTTGCAGTAGCTGCCTCTAAAATGGCAGTGGAAGATGCAAAGCTTGACATAACAGATGAGATCGCACCGCGTGTAGGGGTGTGGATCGGTTCTGGAATCGGCGGAATGGATACGCATGAAGAACAATTCCGTGTTTTTGAGAAAAAAGGCTACAGAAGGGTCAGCCCGTTCTTTGTACCGATGATGATCCCGGATATGGCAGCAGGACAGGTTTCCATTATTCTTGGAGCAAAAGGCATGAACTCCTGTACGGTAACGGCTTGTGCATCAGGTGCAAACTCCATTGGTGACGCATTTAAAGTGATTCAGCGCGGAGATGCGGATGCGATGATCTGCGGAGGAACTGAGGCACCGATCACAGATATGGCATTGGCTGGTTTCTGCCAAGCTGGAGCACTCTCCTACAATGAGGATCCTGCAACAGCAAGCCGTCCATTTGATGCGAACCGCAGCGGTTTCGTCATTGGTGAGGGTGCAGGTATTCTTGTCCTTGAAGATCTTGAGTTTGCAAAAAAACGCGGAGCGAAAATTTACGCAGAAATCGTAGGCTATGCAGGCACCGGTGATGCCCATCACATTACAGCCCCGGCTCCAGGAGGAGAAGGCGGAGTCAGAGCCATGACACAAGCTGTTGAAGACAGCGGTCTTGCATTAGAAGAAATTGATTACATCAATGCTCATGGAACAAGTACAGATTATAATGATAAGTTTGAAACGATGGCGATCAAAGAAGTATTTGGAGAGCATGCTTATAAAGTGGCTGTCAGTTCAACAAAATCAATGACAGGACATCTTTTAGGCGCGGCAGGTGGAATTGAAGCGATTTTCTCAGTAAAATCCATTCAAAACGATATCATTCCTCCTACCATTAACTATGAAACAGCGGATCCGGAGTGTGATCTGGATTACGTGCCGAATGAAGCAAGAAAAGTAGAAGTTAACGCTGTGCTCAGCAACTCTTTAGGCTTCGGCGGTCATAACGCAACACTTATCTTTAAAAAATACAGTGAGTAA
- a CDS encoding peptide ABC transporter substrate-binding protein yields MKKSKWSLLLTIVLVLSVFLSACSGKNGKDDKANGNASEGNGSSSKEKVLNLLDSSEIPYLDNIMADDSVSLNVANNVYEGLYTLDDKDQPVLSGAAEEPQEKDGGKTWVFKLRDDAVWNNGEKVTANDYVFAWRKAVAKETATQYSFIYQVAGILNADKILNPEDKMYNKTDQLGVKAIDDHTLEVKFAADPASKPYTKAVLSFPTFYPQNEAFVKKQGKEFALEADKALYNGPYTLSKWEHEKGWQLKKNPKYWDKNNVKVDTINVNVVKEEATRINLFETGKADRTTISAEYVDQYKDKKDIFSTVPESTLFFLRMNQKNKALANENIRHALDMGWDKKQLTDVLLNNGSVPAYFLVPSKFVNGPDGSDFREKYGDLNKGDAKKAKELWEKGLKELGTKKVELTLLNYDSDTAQKDAQFIKNQLEKNLPGLSLKIKPQPFKQKLKLEEKLDYDISYAGWGPDYPDPMTFVDMFVTGSPHNEMNYSNKKYDDLIKKASSETDLKKRWAMMQDAEKILIQDDAAISPMYQRGLAYITKPNLKNVVNHSFGGDFSYKNWDVK; encoded by the coding sequence ATGAAGAAGTCAAAATGGTCGTTACTTCTAACGATCGTGCTCGTATTGAGCGTCTTCCTTTCTGCGTGTAGCGGAAAGAACGGTAAAGATGACAAAGCAAATGGCAATGCATCTGAAGGTAATGGAAGCTCATCTAAAGAAAAGGTGCTTAACCTGTTAGACTCATCAGAAATTCCATACCTTGATAACATCATGGCGGATGACTCTGTATCTCTAAACGTTGCAAACAACGTTTACGAAGGTCTTTACACTTTAGATGACAAAGATCAGCCAGTCCTTTCTGGTGCTGCTGAAGAGCCGCAAGAAAAAGACGGCGGAAAAACATGGGTATTCAAACTTCGTGATGACGCTGTTTGGAACAACGGTGAAAAAGTAACGGCAAATGATTATGTATTTGCTTGGAGAAAAGCTGTAGCGAAAGAAACAGCTACTCAATACTCTTTCATTTATCAAGTAGCAGGCATCCTGAATGCAGATAAAATACTTAACCCTGAAGACAAAATGTACAACAAAACGGATCAGCTTGGCGTTAAAGCAATTGACGATCACACGTTAGAAGTTAAATTCGCAGCTGACCCTGCATCAAAACCTTACACTAAAGCGGTTCTTTCATTCCCTACTTTCTATCCGCAAAATGAAGCTTTCGTTAAAAAACAAGGCAAAGAGTTTGCTCTTGAAGCAGACAAAGCGCTTTATAACGGCCCTTACACTCTTTCTAAATGGGAGCATGAAAAAGGCTGGCAGTTGAAAAAGAACCCTAAATATTGGGACAAGAACAACGTTAAAGTTGACACAATCAACGTAAACGTAGTTAAAGAAGAAGCAACTCGCATCAACCTGTTTGAAACTGGAAAAGCAGACCGTACTACCATTTCTGCTGAGTACGTGGATCAATACAAAGACAAGAAAGATATTTTCAGTACTGTTCCTGAATCAACATTATTCTTCTTGCGTATGAACCAAAAGAACAAAGCGTTGGCTAATGAAAACATCCGTCACGCACTAGATATGGGCTGGGACAAAAAACAGCTTACTGACGTTCTTTTAAACAACGGATCTGTTCCTGCTTACTTCCTAGTTCCTTCTAAGTTCGTTAACGGTCCAGATGGATCTGACTTCCGTGAGAAGTATGGCGACCTTAATAAAGGCGATGCTAAAAAGGCAAAAGAACTTTGGGAAAAAGGCTTGAAAGAGCTTGGAACAAAGAAAGTAGAGCTTACTCTACTTAACTATGACAGCGATACTGCACAAAAAGATGCGCAGTTCATCAAAAACCAACTTGAGAAAAACCTTCCTGGTCTATCTCTAAAAATTAAGCCACAACCATTTAAACAAAAACTTAAGCTTGAAGAGAAACTTGATTACGATATCTCCTATGCTGGTTGGGGACCTGACTATCCAGATCCAATGACATTCGTAGATATGTTCGTAACTGGAAGTCCTCATAACGAAATGAATTACTCAAACAAAAAGTACGACGACCTAATCAAAAAAGCTTCATCTGAAACAGATCTTAAAAAGCGTTGGGCTATGATGCAAGACGCTGAGAAAATCTTGATTCAGGATGATGCTGCAATCAGCCCAATGTACCAACGTGGTCTTGCTTACATCACTAAGCCAAACCTTAAAAACGTAGTAAACCACTCATTTGGCGGAGATTTCAGCTATAAAAACTGGGATGTTAAGTAA
- a CDS encoding BMP family ABC transporter substrate-binding protein produces MQIKTLLLAACILLGLTGCQEKSSQNLQNTGLLIQDTINDQGWGDKGYKGLLKIQDTYGNEVFYKEKIETKSQVLKAVKEFQKKKVNLVFGHGKIYADIFDQISSDFPKMHFVSFNGKVHGKNVTSIHFNSYGMGFFAGMAAAKMSRTNHLGVIAAQDWQPEIDGFIEGARYQKPKIKVDKNVVHSWSDEQKAISAFRKMEASGADVFYPAGDGFTIPVIEEVKKKALYAVGYVSDQSDLGRATVLTSTVQNVEYVYGFVADKFNEGDLKSGNLQYGFKEKAISLGRFSPQVPASFEKKIKQEIDEYKKSGKLPNGKVMKEHVLEEEQ; encoded by the coding sequence ATGCAGATCAAAACATTGCTCCTGGCAGCTTGTATACTGTTAGGTCTCACAGGATGCCAGGAAAAATCTTCACAGAACCTTCAAAACACCGGGCTCCTGATTCAGGATACAATCAATGATCAGGGCTGGGGTGACAAGGGGTATAAAGGGCTTTTAAAGATTCAGGATACATATGGGAATGAAGTTTTTTATAAAGAAAAAATAGAAACAAAAAGCCAAGTGCTTAAAGCGGTAAAAGAGTTTCAGAAGAAAAAGGTTAACCTCGTTTTTGGCCATGGTAAGATTTATGCTGATATCTTTGATCAGATCAGCAGTGATTTTCCCAAGATGCACTTTGTTAGCTTTAATGGAAAAGTACATGGCAAAAATGTGACGAGCATTCATTTTAATTCATATGGAATGGGTTTTTTCGCTGGAATGGCAGCAGCCAAAATGAGCCGCACCAACCATCTTGGAGTAATTGCCGCCCAGGATTGGCAGCCTGAAATAGATGGCTTTATAGAAGGTGCTCGTTACCAAAAGCCCAAAATTAAAGTGGATAAGAATGTAGTTCACAGCTGGAGCGATGAACAGAAGGCCATCAGCGCATTCCGTAAGATGGAAGCTTCCGGGGCAGATGTCTTCTATCCTGCAGGTGACGGATTTACCATCCCTGTTATTGAAGAAGTGAAAAAGAAAGCACTCTACGCGGTAGGCTATGTATCTGACCAATCGGATCTCGGCCGCGCTACAGTACTGACTAGTACGGTGCAAAATGTTGAATATGTGTATGGATTTGTCGCTGACAAGTTTAATGAAGGCGATCTGAAATCCGGGAATCTGCAATATGGATTTAAGGAGAAAGCCATTTCTCTGGGCAGGTTCAGCCCGCAAGTGCCTGCTTCTTTTGAAAAGAAGATAAAGCAGGAAATTGACGAATACAAAAAATCCGGAAAGCTCCCCAACGGAAAAGTAATGAAAGAACATGTATTGGAGGAAGAACAATGA
- a CDS encoding ABC transporter ATP-binding protein, which translates to MKNILELNNLNVSFHTFAGEVKAVRGVSLHLEKGESLAIVGESGSGKSVTSKAIMRLLPEKTSEIKEGQILFEGKDLVKLSNREMEKIRGSEISMIFQDPMTSLNPTMTVGKQIMEGLRKHQNLSKSEAKERAINLLKLVGIPNPEIRIKEYPHQFSGGMRQRVVIAIALACNPKVLIADEPTTALDVTIQAQILDLMRDLQQKTGTAIILITHDLGVVANLSQRVAVMYGGTIVETGTTDEVFYNPKHPYTWGLLSSMPKLNTNDKELLAIPGTPPNLLNPPKGCPFAARCPYAMQVCVDHMPDASDVSSTHKAACWLLDERAPKVEPPEAALVGGAR; encoded by the coding sequence ATGAAAAATATATTAGAACTTAACAATCTTAATGTCTCCTTTCATACGTTTGCAGGAGAAGTAAAAGCGGTTCGCGGGGTCAGTCTTCATCTTGAAAAGGGTGAGTCCCTTGCGATTGTAGGAGAATCCGGATCAGGTAAATCTGTTACTTCGAAAGCAATCATGCGATTATTGCCTGAAAAAACGAGTGAGATTAAGGAAGGCCAAATCTTATTTGAAGGAAAAGATCTAGTGAAGCTCTCCAACCGCGAGATGGAGAAAATTCGTGGTTCTGAGATTTCTATGATCTTCCAGGATCCGATGACTTCCCTCAACCCGACGATGACAGTCGGGAAGCAAATCATGGAAGGTCTTCGCAAGCATCAGAACTTGTCTAAGAGCGAAGCGAAAGAAAGAGCAATCAATCTTTTAAAGCTTGTAGGGATTCCAAACCCGGAAATCCGCATTAAAGAATACCCTCACCAATTCTCAGGTGGGATGAGACAGCGTGTGGTCATCGCCATCGCACTCGCGTGTAACCCGAAGGTATTAATCGCCGACGAACCAACAACGGCACTTGATGTTACGATTCAGGCACAGATTCTTGATTTAATGAGAGATCTGCAGCAAAAGACAGGAACAGCTATTATTCTGATTACCCATGATCTTGGTGTAGTAGCCAATCTTTCACAAAGGGTCGCGGTAATGTACGGTGGAACGATTGTAGAAACAGGAACAACGGATGAAGTGTTCTACAATCCTAAACATCCTTACACTTGGGGATTACTATCCTCCATGCCAAAGTTAAACACGAACGACAAAGAATTGCTGGCGATTCCTGGTACGCCTCCAAACTTGCTTAATCCGCCAAAAGGCTGCCCGTTTGCTGCACGCTGCCCTTATGCGATGCAGGTTTGTGTGGACCATATGCCGGATGCGTCAGACGTTTCTTCAACTCATAAAGCGGCTTGCTGGCTGCTGGATGAGCGTGCGCCTAAGGTAGAACCGCCTGAAGCTGCATTAGTAGGAGGTGCCCGTTAA
- the trpS gene encoding tryptophan--tRNA ligase, whose amino-acid sequence MATIFSGIQPSGTITLGNYLGALQHFVNYQEDNHCYFCVVNQHAITVPQDPVQLKKNSRSLAALYLAVGIDPEKSTLFIQSEVPAHTKMGWILQCIAYIGELERMTQFKDKSKGKDAVSAGLLTYPPLMAADILLYGTELVPVGDDQKQHIELARDLAERFNKKYREIFTIPEPRIPKVGARIMSLVDPVKKMSKSDPNVNAFISILDNEAVITKKIKRATTDSEGIVRFDKENKPGISNLLTIYSLCSGESISELETKYEGKGYGDFKEGTAKAIIQRLQPIQDRYFSLIESDELDQILDQGAEKANRAANKMLNKAERAMGLARKRV is encoded by the coding sequence ATGGCAACTATATTTTCAGGCATACAGCCAAGCGGTACGATCACACTTGGCAACTATTTAGGAGCACTGCAGCACTTTGTAAACTATCAGGAAGATAACCACTGTTACTTCTGTGTGGTAAACCAGCATGCAATTACAGTCCCGCAAGACCCGGTCCAGCTGAAAAAGAACAGCCGCAGCCTTGCAGCTCTATACCTGGCTGTTGGAATTGACCCGGAGAAGTCTACACTATTCATTCAGTCTGAGGTTCCTGCTCATACGAAGATGGGATGGATATTACAGTGTATCGCTTATATTGGTGAACTTGAGCGTATGACTCAATTTAAAGACAAATCCAAAGGAAAAGATGCTGTTTCTGCAGGGTTGCTGACGTACCCGCCGCTGATGGCTGCTGATATCCTGCTCTATGGAACTGAACTGGTACCTGTTGGAGATGATCAGAAACAGCATATTGAGCTTGCAAGAGATCTTGCAGAACGTTTTAATAAAAAGTACCGTGAGATCTTTACGATTCCTGAGCCTCGAATCCCCAAAGTCGGTGCGAGAATCATGTCCCTCGTTGATCCGGTTAAAAAAATGAGCAAATCAGACCCGAACGTGAATGCCTTCATCTCTATTTTAGATAATGAAGCGGTCATCACAAAAAAGATCAAGCGTGCGACAACTGATTCAGAAGGTATTGTCAGGTTTGATAAAGAGAATAAGCCAGGAATCTCAAATCTCTTGACAATCTACTCTCTTTGCTCCGGTGAGTCCATTTCCGAGTTGGAGACCAAATATGAAGGAAAAGGTTACGGAGATTTTAAAGAAGGCACAGCTAAGGCGATCATTCAACGTTTACAACCGATTCAAGACCGGTATTTCAGCCTCATCGAATCTGATGAACTTGATCAAATCCTTGACCAAGGGGCAGAAAAAGCCAACCGGGCAGCAAACAAAATGCTGAATAAAGCAGAGCGTGCAATGGGCTTGGCCAGAAAACGAGTGTAA
- a CDS encoding ComZ family protein: MNQELNMKFMQIAMKHLPEGKELLEKKGMELSMEDIQPMLNLLLKVMNDAYELGKQD; encoded by the coding sequence ATGAATCAAGAACTCAATATGAAATTCATGCAAATTGCCATGAAGCATCTGCCAGAAGGAAAAGAGCTTTTGGAGAAAAAAGGAATGGAATTATCCATGGAGGATATCCAGCCTATGTTGAATCTTCTCCTTAAAGTAATGAACGATGCTTATGAGCTCGGAAAACAGGATTAA